CCCATGGTGTTCGGTATCACGGGCGGTCTTACCTTTGCTTTCATTCCCTTCATCAAGATCACCAACATGCCGGTGATATCGTATCGCATGATCCCCGGAGCGATCATCAAGGGGGCCGTAAAGAACCTTGACGTCAGATTCAATACCAGGAGGTATGGTGAAAAGGAGAAGGCTCTTACCGAACTCACGAATCTTGTCGACAGAGGTGAAATGGTCGGCCTCCAGACATCGGTGTACTGGCTGCCCTATTTCCCGCCGGAGATGCGTTTCCAGTTCAACGCGCATAATCTCATCGTCTACGGGAGAGAGGGGGAAGAGTTTCTCGTCAGCGACCCCGTTTTTGAACATCCCGTCCGGATCAAGGCAGAAGACCTGCAGAACGCCCGTTTCGCCAGGGGAACCCTTGCCCCGAAGGGTTTCATGTACTATCCTGTTTGGGTCAATCCTTCTATCGATTTGAATGAAGCGATACGGAAAGCCATAAAGCGAACGGTACACATGATGCTCTATGCCCCCGTCCCCTTCATCGGCGTTAAGGGTATCCATTATCTGGGCAGAAGGATTGAAAGGCTAAATACCCGCGAAGACCTGAAGTACGTCCGCCTCTTCCTCGGCCATATCGTGAGGATGCAGGAGGAAATAGGCACGGGAGGGGGTGGCTTCCGCTTCATGTATGCGGCCTTCCTCCAGGAAGCGGGGCATCTAATCGGATCTACCCGACTGGAGGAGGCATCACGGATGATGACAGAGGCAGGCGATATGTGGCGCCAGTTTGCATTAGCCTGCGCCAGGGCCTGCAAAAGCAAGACGGCGGACTTTGATGTGAGAGAAATCGCTCAGCTGGTGCAAAAGTG
This genomic stretch from Deltaproteobacteria bacterium harbors:
- a CDS encoding BtrH N-terminal domain-containing protein — its product is MKPLEHRQYAHCESGVVSALLRCHGLDLSEPMVFGITGGLTFAFIPFIKITNMPVISYRMIPGAIIKGAVKNLDVRFNTRRYGEKEKALTELTNLVDRGEMVGLQTSVYWLPYFPPEMRFQFNAHNLIVYGREGEEFLVSDPVFEHPVRIKAEDLQNARFARGTLAPKGFMYYPVWVNPSIDLNEAIRKAIKRTVHMMLYAPVPFIGVKGIHYLGRRIERLNTREDLKYVRLFLGHIVRMQEEIGTGGGGFRFMYAAFLQEAGHLIGSTRLEEASRMMTEAGDMWRQFALACARACKSKTADFDVREIAQLVQKCATQEKLVYSLLKSMKR